Proteins encoded in a region of the Diabrotica virgifera virgifera chromosome 4, PGI_DIABVI_V3a genome:
- the LOC114331264 gene encoding partner of xrn-2 protein 1 has translation MTKTYPTNWDINKYKDDTEPEHHWELRKKFFEAHKGNFSEDYLVALGKAFTNIEFMGCMYPQKLMVRIAELSKDVAKAYREEKKSKLQRTFVTASSAAETRIKNRRQDPGPAQRGRR, from the exons ATGACCAAGACGTACCCAACCAACTGGGACATAAACAAATATAAGGATGATACAGAACCAGAGCATCACTGGGAATTAAGGAAGAAGTTTTTTGAAGCCCATAAAGGCAACTTCAGTGAGGACTATTTAGTTGCCTTGGGAAAGGCTTTTACCAATATTGAATTTATGGGTTGCAT GTATCCTCAGAAATTGATGGTTCGCATAGCTGAACTTTCTAAAGATGTTGCAAAAGCTTACAGGGAGGAAAAGAAATCAAAGTTGCAAAGAACATTTGTAACTGCTTCTAGCGCTGCTGAAACCAGAATAA AAAATAGGAGGCAAGATCCTGGTCCGGCACAAAGaggaagaagataa